One region of Macadamia integrifolia cultivar HAES 741 chromosome 11, SCU_Mint_v3, whole genome shotgun sequence genomic DNA includes:
- the LOC122093282 gene encoding oligosaccharyltransferase complex subunit ostc-like → MPPKSETLSKSAAADQAESMDPLFHLLKIIPFSFLRVPRMRLKLPSISLPSAMTVYALVLLTYFMVVSGIIYDVIVEPPGIGSTQDRVTGAVRPVVFLPGRVNGQYIIEGLSSGFMFILGGMGIVLLDLALDRNRAKIVKVSFASAGISSIVIAYVMSMLFIRIKIPAYLR, encoded by the coding sequence ATGCCTCCGAAATCCGAAACCCTATCGAAGTCTGCTGCTGCAGATCAAGCAGAATCCATGGATCCCCTGTTCCATCTCCTCAAGATCATCCCTTTCAGCTTCCTTCGCGTTCCTCGAATGCGTCTGAAGTTACCTTCGATCTCTCTCCCTTCTGCCATGACTGTCTACGCCCTCGTTCTGCTGACCTACTTCATGGTTGTATCAGGCATCATCTACGACGTCATCGTTGAACCTCCAGGTATCGGCAGTACTCAGGATAGAGTCACCGGCGCTGTCCGACCCGTTGTGTTTCTCCCTGGCCGTGTTAATGGTCAGTACATCATTGAAGGTCTCTCTTCGGGCTTCATGTTCATTCTTGGTGGTATGGGCATTGTTCTCTTGGATCTTGCTCTCGATCGCAATCGTGCTAAGATCGTCAAGGTCTCTTTTGCTTCTGCTGGGATCTCCTCGATTGTCATTGCTTATGTCATGAGTATGCTCTTTATTCGTATCAAGATCCCGGCCTATCTAAGATAA